From Longimicrobium sp., one genomic window encodes:
- a CDS encoding ABC transporter ATP-binding protein, translating to MSDAAVAAHHEEEPLEKPYDMRLMRRLLSYLRPYRLRVALAVFLLFAGSFTELAGPYLTKVALDRAVPTGDLHLLTVLVAAYFGSLVLAFLFEYGQTLLTTWLGQRIMYDLRVEVFAHLQRLSLRYFDRHPVGRLMTRVTNDVEALNEAFSSGIVTVFGDVFTLVFILAAMVKLDWRLALVTFAVLPFVGIAAFVFRALIRRAFRDIRVRLARINAYLAEQLSGMRVTQLFGRERQSMERFAEVNRDHLLVNLRSITYYALFFPVIEVLTSVAMALILWYGGWQSLGGTMTVGVVAAFLQYTRRFFRPIQDLSEKYNLLQGAMAASERIFELVDTAPEIQDPPDPLHLPSPGRGEIEFRDVWFRYDEGGDWILRGISFTARPGERVAIVGATGAGKSTIINLLMRFYEPERGEIRLDGVPIPRVPVAELRGRIGLVLQDVFLFSEDVRRNIRLGRDDIADERVHEASRRVGLEPFVARLPAGYDQPLGERGTSLSVGERQLVSFARALAFEPLVLVLDEATSSVDSELEARIEEALRELMRGRTSLVIAHRLSTVQGADQILVLQHGEIRERGTHAQLLAKGGLYARLYELQFVRIQSASGGDREAAD from the coding sequence ATGAGCGACGCGGCCGTCGCGGCGCACCACGAGGAAGAGCCGCTGGAAAAGCCGTACGACATGCGGCTGATGCGGCGCCTGCTCTCCTATCTGCGGCCCTACCGGCTGCGGGTGGCGCTCGCCGTGTTCCTCCTCTTCGCCGGCTCGTTCACCGAGCTGGCCGGGCCGTACCTGACCAAGGTGGCGCTCGACCGCGCCGTGCCGACGGGCGACCTGCACCTGCTGACGGTGCTCGTGGCCGCGTACTTCGGGTCGCTGGTGCTGGCCTTCCTCTTCGAGTACGGGCAGACGCTGCTGACCACCTGGCTGGGGCAGCGCATCATGTACGACCTGCGCGTGGAGGTGTTCGCGCACCTCCAGCGCCTGTCGCTGCGCTACTTCGACCGGCACCCGGTCGGGCGGCTGATGACGCGGGTGACCAACGACGTCGAGGCGCTGAACGAGGCCTTTTCCTCCGGCATCGTCACCGTCTTCGGCGACGTCTTCACCCTGGTCTTCATCCTGGCGGCGATGGTGAAGCTGGACTGGCGGCTGGCGCTGGTCACCTTCGCCGTCCTCCCCTTCGTCGGCATCGCCGCGTTCGTCTTCCGCGCGCTCATCCGCCGCGCCTTCCGCGACATCCGCGTGCGGCTGGCGCGCATCAACGCGTACCTTGCCGAGCAGCTGAGCGGGATGCGCGTGACCCAGCTCTTCGGGCGCGAGCGGCAGTCGATGGAGCGCTTCGCCGAGGTGAACCGCGACCACCTGCTGGTGAACCTGCGCTCCATCACCTACTACGCGCTCTTCTTTCCCGTCATCGAGGTGCTGACCTCGGTGGCGATGGCGCTCATCCTCTGGTACGGCGGCTGGCAGTCGCTGGGGGGGACCATGACGGTGGGCGTGGTGGCGGCCTTCCTCCAGTACACGCGCCGCTTCTTCCGCCCCATCCAGGACCTGTCGGAGAAGTACAACCTGCTGCAGGGGGCGATGGCGGCCAGCGAACGCATCTTCGAGCTGGTCGACACCGCGCCGGAGATCCAGGACCCCCCCGACCCGCTGCATCTCCCCAGTCCCGGACGGGGGGAGATCGAGTTTCGCGATGTCTGGTTCCGCTACGACGAGGGGGGCGACTGGATCCTGCGCGGGATCTCGTTCACCGCGCGGCCGGGGGAGCGGGTGGCCATCGTGGGGGCGACCGGGGCGGGGAAGAGCACCATCATCAACCTGCTGATGCGCTTCTACGAGCCGGAGCGGGGGGAGATCCGGCTCGATGGCGTGCCCATCCCCCGCGTGCCCGTGGCCGAGCTGCGCGGGCGGATCGGGCTGGTGCTTCAGGACGTGTTCCTGTTCAGCGAGGACGTGCGCCGCAACATCCGCCTGGGGCGCGACGACATCGCCGACGAGCGGGTGCACGAGGCGTCGCGGCGCGTGGGGCTGGAGCCCTTCGTGGCGCGCCTCCCGGCGGGGTACGACCAGCCGCTGGGCGAGCGCGGGACCTCGCTCTCGGTGGGCGAGCGGCAGCTGGTGAGCTTCGCGCGGGCGCTGGCGTTCGAGCCGCTGGTGCTGGTGCTGGACGAGGCCACCTCGTCGGTCGACAGCGAGCTGGAGGCGCGCATCGAGGAGGCGCTGCGCGAGCTGATGCGCGGCCGCACCTCGCTGGTCATCGCCCACCGCCTGTCCACCGTCCAGGGCGCGGACCAGATCCTGGTGCTGCAACACGGCGAGATCCGCGAGCGCGGCACCCACGCGCAGCTGCTGGCGAAAGGCGGGCTCTACGCGCGCCTCTACGAGCTCCAGTTCGTCCGCATCCAGTCCGCGTCCGGCGGCGACCGCGAGGCGGCGGACTAG